GAGAAGACCAATGAGGGCCAGGACTCTACTGCTGGACTTGAGCCACAGACTGATATCTTCACTTGGAAGGATGTTGTCTATGACATTGAGATTAAGGGTGAGCCGAGACGTCTTCTGGATCACGTCACTGGTTGGGTCAAGCCTGGTACTCTCACCGCTTTGATGGGTGTTAGTGGCGCCGGTAAGACTactcttcttgatgttttGGCTCAGCGAACTACCATGGGTGTCATCACTGGAGACATGCTTGTCAACGGAAAGCCTCTCGATGCCAGCTTCCAACGCAAGACGGGATACGTCCAGCAACAAGGTGAGTGACATCTCGGAATGAATTGACTTGGTTCAGCACTAACACACTCAGATCTTCATCTCGAAACCTCCACTGTCCGCGAGAGTCTGCGCTTCAGCGCCATGCTTCGTCAACCCTCAACCGTGagcaaagaggagaagcaCGAATGGGTCGAGAAGGTCATCGACATGCTCAACATGCGCGACTTTGCCAGCGCCGTTGTCGGTGTCCCCGGAGAAGGTCTCAACGTCGAGCAACGCAAGCTTCTCACCATCGGTGTCGAACTCGCTGCTAAGCCTAAGCTCCTACTCTTCCTCGATGAACCTACCAGTGGTCTTGACTCCCAGAGCTCTTGGGCTATCGTCGCCTTCCTTCGTAAGCTCGCCGATGCAGGACAAGCTATCCTCTGCACCGTCCATCAGCCCAGCGCCATTCTGTTCCAGGAGTTCGatcgtcttctcttccttgctcGTGGTGGTAAGACAGTGTACTTTGGCGATATCGGTCAGAATTCGCGTACACTGCTTGATTACTTCGAGAAGGAGGGTGCTCGGGCTTGTGGTGATGACGAGAACCCGGCTGAGTGGATGCTCGAGATCGTCAACAACGCTACCAGCTCCCAAGGTGAAGACTGGCACACTGTCTGGCTACGCAGCCAAGAGCGTCTCGCGGTCGAAGATGAAGTCGGCAGGATTGCATCTGAGATGTCGTCGAAGAATGCCCAAGATGATTCTGCCAGCCAGTCCGAGTTCGCCATGCCGTTCAGTGCACAGCTTCGAGAGGTCACCACGCGAGTCTTTCAGCAGTACTGGAGAATGCCCACGTATATCATGTCAAAGCTCGTTCTCGGCACGATCGCTGGTCTTTTCGTTGGCTTCTCTTTCTACAAGCCTGACAACACATTTGCTGGCATGCAGAATGTCATCTTCTCCGTCTTCATGATCATCACAGTCTTCTCTACTATTGTTCAACAGGTAAGTTACCCTATCACCGTTAATCTTACAGTATACTGACTCTTTTAGATCCAACCTCACTTCATCACCCAGCGTGACCTGTACGAAGTTCGAGAGCGACCCAGCAAGGCCTACTCTTGGAAGGCTTTCATCATTGCCAACGTCATTGTCGAGATCCCCTGGCAGGCTCTTACTGGCATCCTCATGTATGCCTGCTTCTACTACCCTGTCATGGGCGTCCAGAGCTCAGCGCGTCAaggtcttgttcttctcttcatggTCCAGCTCATGCTCTACGCCAGCTCGTTTGCTCAGATGACCATCGCTGCTCTTCCTGATGCTCTCACTGCCTCGTCTATTGTCACTCTCTTGGTCCTCATGAGCTTGACCTTCAATGGTGTCTTGCAGTCTCCTGATGCTCTTCCAGGTTTCTGGATCTTCATGTATCGCGTTAGTCCTTTCACCTACTGGGTTGCCGGTGTTGTATCTACCGAACTGGGTGGACGTCTCGTCGAATGTTCACGATCCGAGGTGTCTGTCTTCAATCCTCCATCGGGTCAGACCTGCGGCGATTACATGGCGGCTTATCTCACGCAGGCTCCTGGTCAGCTACAGAACCCGGATGCGACATCGGACTGTCAATACTGTTCTCTGTCCAACGCCGATCAGTTTATGGCTGGAAACAGAATCTACTACACCGAGAGATGGCGCAACTTTGGCATTGTTTGGGCCTACATTGGTTTCAACATCTTCATTGCTGTTGCAACTTATTACATGTTCCGAGTCAAGAAGTGGAActttggaaagaagaagaaggcctaAGGTTGTAATGGGTCTATGTTCGTCTATTAATTTGGTTTCTCAATATCTGGAGTCGGTTTTGCATCTCAGATTGGTCCCATAGTGGCAAATCATAGTCTtgtaatagcatttaaaagtatttaataattttaccTTTCATCTTAACTTCCCGCCGCTCCAATGACCATTATCTGTATTTGGTGCTTCATCATGCTAAACTTCTGACTTTTGCCTAAAAACTCAAACCTCATATGAGGTCATACATTTGGTTAAGGTGAGGCTACTGTTCCCTCCATAGCGTCATATCGCAGTGATCGAGTGCCATATAATAATTCTGACAGTCAGTGACTTTGTCTTGTGAAATACCTGACTGTCTGGATTtggctgatgatggatgaaTCATAATGACTGACAAGGTTCAATTTATCCAGCGTCAGCAAATCTTTGAACAGCTTCCTGATCGAGACAGCCCCACCCGGCAGTGAGTCACGCGATCATCAGCATCTTATCGCATCTGAAGCATAATTCGAGATGGCTATTTAAATGCACGACTCGCTCTGATTTATTTACATACACATATTCCGTTGATCACTTGCTGAAAACCTACCACTGCATTCACTTCCAATCATGACATCAACGAAACCATCTTGTTCACTTTGCGATGTCTCCTTCGACAACAGTCAGGAGCATCGAGTGCATGCCAAGAGTGAGGCTCAGTAAGTCTCAGCACATGCATATAATGCCAAGCTGACATACTCCAGTGTCCAAGCCTTGCGAAACCGTGCTGCTGCTTCAGGTCTAATCGAGCAACCAACCGAGGACAGCGATACATTTTCGCATACAAGCAACGACCCAGAAAACGACCTCTCAAGTAGTGACGATGAAACCGGAGATGACACTTCGGACAGCGTGATCCCTGAGTTTGATTCGACAAAATGCATCATTTGCACGTACAGCGACGAGAACTTTGATAAGAACCTCCTTCATATGGAAACAGCTCACGGTTTACGGATCCCATTTCGAGACCAATTAATCGTCGACCTGGAGACAGTGATATGGTATCTCTACTTCCTAGTGGCTACATACCGCGAGTGCATCTACTGCGGAACACGGAGACGGACGGTGGAGGGAATCCAGCAGCATATGAGAGACAAAGGCCACTGCAGGGTTGAGTTGACAGACGAGATGCAGGAGTTTTATGACCTCGAGGGTCTAAAGGCTCATGGTCGAGAAAACGCGGTTTTAGTTGATAACGAGAGTCTTCGGCTTTCATCTGGCAAAATTCTGTCACATCGTGATGCTCCCGTCACAAAACCACGCCGAACATCGCCCCAAGAAGAcaatgaggagaagagggcaCCTCTTCCTAGTCACGCAGCCTCTGATGCACTTACAGCTAGAGATAAAAAGGACGCCGCTCTTGCATCTCAGTTAGCGCGGCTCAGCGTCAAAGACCAACAGAGTCTGATACATCTGACGTCATCAGAACAGAGAAGTTTTCTCctgcagaggaagaaggaattgGATACAGCTCGTCGGGCggaaaagaagatgaggttgaagacgGAGAGACTGAGTAACAAGACTATGATGACACACTTCAAGAATGATGTTCCCGGGAGGAGCAACGGATGAGAAGTAAAATGGCTGGTTACTCTTATTCAAGACATACGCACTTGCCGTTGTAGACAATCTAATGAAATTGATAGTGCTAGAATACTTGGAGATACTAATGAACTTtactcttcttcatgatacCTTGTATTTATGATCTATCGTGTTCTACATCAATCGGAAGCGACCATCATTCGGAAGCAGCTGGTTCTGGGAATTCTATCTGTTCAAGCCAGTTCACATTCAATCAGACTCTCAACTCCATTTGCGACAGTCCAAATGTTACAAATCTTCAGTCCAGCCTCGCCGAGTAGTTTCTCCCAGTTTTGTTGCGTACGTTCTCGCGACGCAAGCAGAGTAAGCATCATGATATCCAAAGCTGTAGCCTCCCACTGAGCGCCAGTGTTAGGAATGACGTTCTCGTTGATCAAAAGCTTGCTGTATCCAGGCTTCATGGCCGCCTTGACTTGGCCTAGAATCTTAAGACAAGTCTCGTCTGACCAGTCGTGGAGAACGGAGTGCATGTAGTATGCGCGAGCACCTGAGGTGGAGTTAGAAAGAATCACTGCAAGGAATAAAGGGTTGCGGACCTTTGATGGGCTGCTCAGTATAGAAGTCATACTTCATTCGCTCAACCTTATTATCTAGTGAAGTGATCTGATCAATCACGACAGGAAGATCCTGGAGGATGAGACGACCTGGGGCATCGGGGAACTTGCGGTGGAACTCTCCGATATCATGGCCAAACGAGCCACCGATATCGACCAGCAGAGCAGAGTCATCCGAATTCTCAAAGCCATTAATGAGCTTTTCTTGGACAGGGAAGAAACCCGCATCCATCCAAGATGGTCGACCTTGACGGTAGCCGCCCATGTGAAGATGGAACAGCTGGCCGTATGGTGGGTTGGTGTGAAGATGCTCGAAGAAAGTCTTTTCTGTCTTGTAGCCAAGCTGCAGGGGAGAGTTGCTTATGTCAGTTGCATCTTTCCATGAGTTGATGTCGGCCCATTCGTGGAATTGACCGAGAGCGTTGAGACAGGCTCCAGAGCTAAACATTGTGTCAGCACAGTATACAAACTCGAGCCTCGGGTGCTCTTACATGCAGGGGTAGCCAGCATTTATGAACGGGAAAGACATCGACTTGATGAAGTTTGTGGCTTGGTATGTATCCTGATCAATCTCCGTGATGTATCCCATAGACGAGACGTGACGAACAAGACGAGCTTCATGTTATTAGTGACGTTATATAGGAGCCATGATAATGATGCACTCACCAAGAAGAGCAGGTTcaatgttcttctccttcgcGACATCAGCGACCTTGAAAGGTCCATCGATCTTGGCGACGTGAGTCCAGACTTCCTTAACGGTACCAGCCGTCAAAGCGCAGTGAAGCGATGGCTCAGCCCAAACATGGCGAAGCATGGTCTCTCTTGGAGTCTCGAGTGACTGCCAAAGACTCTTGGCCTTAGCCATGAGCTTAAGGCGCGCTGTCGGGTCATCACTATCTAGATCGCCGCTAAGAGCATTGATCTCTTTGATAAGGGAGGGAACGGCGTCAATGTTGGCGGCGTTCAGAGCAATGGATACATCGGGCTCTTCCGACTTGGTACCGTTGGTGGCATCTGGGGTACCGTCTGAAGACCCAGAGGAACTCAAAGCTGAGACAGAACtttcgagcttcttctcggttCCACGGTATTCCGTTTCTGGGACGGTATGTCCGTTTGTGTGAGAAACAGTTGTGTCAGCCATAATGAAGGACTTTGTGAAAAGAAATGTCTTGTGTATAAAAGTTATGATCTACTTGAGAAAACGAAAGCAAGGCAATgtcagtgagtgagtgattcAGGAGGGATCAACAgcaataaaaaagaaaggaaagcaGCAGAAGTGCCCAGAGCTCGTCAATGCATGGTATGATAGCTTGGCTGTTGGCAGACCCCCAATCCTCCAACCGTTACAGGTCCATTCTCATGCATCGGTTGCGACATCGACCAATTGGGACCTTGGAAAAGGAGCCTCGTAGAGACCAGTCGTTCGGGTTGCATTCAGAAGATCTTCGAAACGGCCTGACACCATCTTCCTGGTAAACCTTTTGTATACCAAGGATATGACAGGATGTACTGATTCGTCTGTGAGTGCTGATCACTGGATCATACGACGACATTGATACGTTTGACAGACCACAGGGAGCGATCTGCGTTAAGTGAACGGGTATCTGGGACAAAGCTCCGTTGCGAACCTAGCAGTTGCAACGTTGAACCAACAGCATGGTTATGATCCTGATCAGGGGGTTCGCCGAGTGCTACGTCGAACCAACACAGTTGCTCAAATCCTTGCTAGAGGGGGAAAGAGACGAGAACTTGACACAAGGTTCAACACAAGCGAAGTGATTGCGAGAAGTTGGAATAGGTCCTTGAAAAGAAACGATGCTCATCTGAAGGAATGACTTCTTGGGACTGAaagggatattatatattcaAGCATGACAGAAGAGCAGGTCTCTTCATCACCTATTTACATGTGATGCAGAAGAGACTCAAATATCAGAAAGTATGGAGTATGTTATGGAGAAACGTGGTCGCCAAGAGCGGAGCCAACTGTAGGTAGCACCGGGAAATTGGCCCGCTTCGCCAATTAAGCTGCTTTGGGTCCCAGCGTGCCAAGCAAAATGACAACTGGGAAGAGCCGAATATACGAGGAACTTGGTATAAGTACGCGGTAAACTGCAGATACACAATAATTACGTACCTAGCTATCTTAATAGCTAACACCCTCGCGACTACAGTGGTCTGAGAAGAATTTCAGGAATGATCTTTCAGGGCAGGGACTGAAGCAGTAAAATTGTCATATCAGGTTGTTCTAAAGTGTCAAGCAAGGGTTAGAACAAACCTTGGCGACAGATCCTTCGGAGGGTTGGGAT
This DNA window, taken from Fusarium fujikuroi IMI 58289 draft genome, chromosome FFUJ_chr11, encodes the following:
- a CDS encoding related to TRI15-putative transcription factor, yielding MTSTKPSCSLCDVSFDNSQEHRVHAKSEAHVQALRNRAAASGLIEQPTEDSDTFSHTSNDPENDLSSSDDETGDDTSDSVIPEFDSTKCIICTYSDENFDKNLLHMETAHGLRIPFRDQLIVDLETVIWYLYFLVATYRECIYCGTRRRTVEGIQQHMRDKGHCRVELTDEMQEFYDLEGLKAHGRENAVLVDNESLRLSSGKILSHRDAPVTKPRRTSPQEDNEEKRAPLPSHAASDALTARDKKDAALASQTEKFSPAEEEGIGYSSSGGKEDEVEDGETE
- a CDS encoding related to O-methyltransferase B, with product MADTTVSHTNGHTVPETEYRGTEKKLESSVSALSSSGSSDGTPDATNGTKSEEPDVSIALNAANIDAVPSLIKEINALSGDLDSDDPTARLKLMAKAKSLWQSLETPRETMLRHVWAEPSLHCALTAGTVKEVWTHVAKIDGPFKVADVAKEKNIEPALLARLVRHVSSMGYITEIDQDTYQATNFIKSMSFPFINAGYPCISGACLNALGQFHEWADINSWKDATDISNSPLQLGYKTEKTFFEHLHTNPPYGQLFHLHMGGYRQGRPSWMDAGFFPVQEKLINGFENSDDSALLVDIGGSFGHDIGEFHRKFPDAPGRLILQDLPVVIDQITSLDNKVERMKYDFYTEQPIKGARAYYMHSVLHDWSDETCLKILGQVKAAMKPGYSKLLINENVIPNTGAQWEATALDIMMLTLLASRERTQQNWEKLLGEAGLKICNIWTVANGVESLIECELA